One Stenotrophomonas maltophilia DNA window includes the following coding sequences:
- a CDS encoding NfuA family Fe-S biogenesis protein, translating to MIQISDTAQTHFRKLIEREGVPGMGVRLSAVDPGTPRADARLEFAEPSDLLGDEWAVDCDGFTLYVDAGSVGWLDGAEIDIVAGTAGAQQLTIKAPRIKGEAPGDAASLVERVHWVVENEINPQLASHGGKVAVQEVSAEGVVLLRFGGGCQGCGMADVTLKQGIEKTLMGRVPGVTAVRDATDHDSGHAPYIPRGNAA from the coding sequence ATGATCCAGATCTCCGACACTGCCCAGACCCATTTCCGCAAGCTGATCGAACGCGAGGGCGTGCCCGGCATGGGCGTGCGCTTGAGTGCGGTCGACCCCGGCACCCCGCGCGCCGATGCCCGGCTTGAGTTCGCCGAGCCCAGCGACCTGCTCGGTGACGAGTGGGCGGTGGACTGCGATGGCTTCACCCTTTACGTCGATGCCGGCAGCGTCGGCTGGCTCGATGGCGCCGAGATCGACATCGTCGCCGGCACGGCGGGCGCCCAGCAGCTGACCATCAAGGCACCGCGCATCAAGGGCGAAGCGCCCGGCGATGCCGCCTCGCTGGTCGAGCGCGTGCACTGGGTGGTCGAGAACGAAATCAATCCGCAGCTGGCCTCGCATGGCGGCAAGGTGGCCGTGCAGGAAGTCTCGGCCGAAGGCGTGGTGCTGCTGCGCTTCGGGGGTGGCTGCCAGGGCTGTGGCATGGCCGATGTGACCCTCAAGCAGGGCATTGAAAAGACCCTGATGGGCCGCGTGCCGGGCGTGACTGCCGTGCGTGACGCGACCGACCACGACAGCGGCCACGCGCCGTACATCCCTCGCGGCAACGCCGCCTGA
- the zupT gene encoding zinc transporter ZupT — MLQIPPENVWIALAVTLAAGLATAIGSLLVLFSRRPNPRLLAFGLAFAGGAMVYVSLSEILNKSIASFALAYGERTGFTYGTLAFLLGVIVIVLIDHFIPNPHDSLDKQDPAFRENSREYLKRVALLTSIAITAHNFPEGLATFFATLESPSVGMPLAFAIAIHNIPEGIAIAVPVYFATQNKFYAFSASLLSGLAEPVGAALGYWLLSGSLSHATFGWVFGLIAGVMVFLALDELLPAAKRYAKGHETVYGLVAGMGTLAISLVLFKW, encoded by the coding sequence ATGCTGCAGATTCCCCCCGAAAATGTCTGGATCGCACTGGCGGTCACCCTTGCGGCCGGCCTCGCCACCGCCATCGGCAGCCTGCTGGTGCTGTTCTCGCGCCGCCCCAACCCACGCCTGCTAGCGTTCGGCCTGGCTTTCGCCGGCGGTGCGATGGTCTATGTGTCGCTGTCGGAGATCCTCAACAAGTCCATTGCCTCGTTCGCACTGGCCTATGGCGAGCGCACCGGCTTCACCTACGGCACCCTGGCCTTCCTGCTGGGCGTGATCGTGATCGTGCTGATCGACCATTTCATTCCCAATCCGCATGACAGTCTGGACAAACAGGACCCGGCGTTCCGCGAGAACAGCCGCGAGTACCTGAAGCGGGTTGCCCTGCTGACCTCGATCGCGATCACCGCGCACAATTTCCCGGAAGGGCTGGCGACCTTCTTCGCGACGCTGGAAAGCCCGTCGGTGGGCATGCCGCTGGCCTTCGCCATCGCCATCCACAACATTCCCGAGGGCATTGCGATTGCGGTGCCGGTGTACTTCGCCACCCAGAACAAGTTCTATGCGTTCAGCGCCAGCCTGCTGTCGGGCCTGGCCGAACCGGTGGGCGCGGCGCTGGGCTACTGGCTGCTGTCCGGGTCGTTGTCGCACGCCACCTTCGGCTGGGTGTTCGGGCTGATCGCCGGCGTGATGGTGTTCCTGGCGCTGGACGAGCTGCTGCCGGCAGCCAAGCGCTATGCCAAGGGCCACGAGACGGTATATGGCCTGGTGGCCGGCATGGGCACCCTGGCGATCAGTCTGGTGCTGTTCAAGTGGTGA
- a CDS encoding energy transducer TonB: MNIRLLSLSLIAATGLAGCGPSEPPAPPPPPPTEVAAVKTPPPQYPLELACMGVGGTSTFKVTIGTDGKPSEVALLTGAGNPQLDELAKTAVQGWQFNAATRNGQPVPATIQVPVSFNPPQPKPDQCFAIEERLRRGG, encoded by the coding sequence ATGAACATACGTTTGCTGAGCCTGTCCCTGATCGCTGCGACCGGCCTGGCCGGCTGTGGCCCGTCCGAACCGCCGGCACCACCACCGCCGCCGCCGACCGAAGTGGCCGCGGTGAAGACGCCGCCGCCGCAGTACCCACTGGAACTGGCCTGCATGGGCGTGGGTGGCACCAGCACCTTCAAGGTGACCATCGGCACCGACGGCAAGCCAAGCGAAGTGGCTCTGCTGACCGGCGCCGGCAACCCGCAGCTGGACGAGCTGGCCAAGACCGCCGTGCAGGGCTGGCAGTTCAATGCCGCCACCCGCAACGGCCAACCGGTGCCGGCCACCATCCAGGTGCCGGTCAGCTTCAACCCGCCGCAGCCGAAGCCGGACCAGTGCTTCGCCATCGAAGAACGCCTGCGTCGCGGCGGCTGA
- a CDS encoding endonuclease/exonuclease/phosphatase family protein encodes MKQQGARVRTSVRALGLAIALALPGVMMAAEPAATTAAADVASAPGMSMVTFNLHHDREDWPSRRRTILAELKRLQPDAVALQEVIQRRNVRNQAQWLASQLGYRYVFVSTDPVGAPKRYGNALLTRRPILGQGEHLLQPLDDYRTVAHLRIDVDGTPVNVYATHLNERNDASGQRIRRTQVEDLLRFIAATSAGAPVVIAGDFNALVDAGDLSELRSHYGDSYGSVHVNTDLAGVSTLNRHYYQAPSRIDHIFFQQDEMVAREAKLLFDQPDDSGRWASDHYGVWTRLQFAPAR; translated from the coding sequence ATGAAGCAGCAGGGGGCGAGGGTGCGCACATCGGTGCGGGCCCTGGGGCTGGCAATTGCCTTGGCATTGCCGGGCGTGATGATGGCGGCCGAACCGGCTGCCACGACTGCGGCGGCCGACGTTGCCAGTGCGCCGGGCATGAGCATGGTCACTTTCAACCTGCATCATGACCGCGAAGACTGGCCGAGCCGGCGCCGCACCATCCTGGCCGAGCTGAAGCGCCTGCAGCCGGATGCGGTTGCCCTGCAGGAGGTGATCCAGCGCCGCAACGTGCGCAACCAGGCGCAATGGCTGGCCAGCCAACTCGGCTACAGGTACGTGTTCGTGTCCACCGACCCGGTGGGCGCACCGAAGCGCTACGGCAATGCGCTGCTGACCCGGCGGCCGATCCTCGGCCAGGGAGAACATCTGCTGCAGCCGTTGGACGACTACCGCACGGTGGCTCACCTGCGCATCGACGTCGACGGCACGCCGGTGAACGTCTATGCCACGCATCTGAACGAACGCAACGACGCGAGTGGTCAGCGCATCCGCCGCACCCAGGTCGAGGACCTGCTGCGCTTCATCGCTGCAACGTCGGCCGGTGCACCGGTGGTGATCGCCGGCGATTTCAATGCGCTGGTGGACGCCGGCGACCTGAGCGAGCTGCGCAGTCACTACGGCGACAGCTACGGCAGCGTGCACGTCAACACCGACCTGGCCGGGGTCAGTACGCTCAATCGTCATTACTACCAGGCGCCTTCGCGGATCGACCACATCTTCTTCCAGCAGGACGAGATGGTCGCGCGCGAGGCGAAGCTGCTGTTCGACCAGCCCGACGACAGCGGTCGCTGGGCATCCGATCACTACGGCGTGTGGACCCGGTTGCAGTTCGCACCGGCGCGCTGA
- a CDS encoding RluA family pseudouridine synthase, producing the protein MTAQDPTKPAGDKPSVRMITVPADRAGQRLDNFLLGQLKGAPRSLVYKLVRSGQVRVNGGRAKAERKLEAGDEVRVPPVRLTEEGDKVGPPEAFMRRLEQAIVFEDARLLALNKPTGVASHGGSGISFGVIETLRALRPGQTLELVHRLDRDTSGLLIVAKKRSALSELQALLREDHGAGIRKRYLTLLAGRMPDGVMTVDAPLHVGLRQGGERHVQVNAIGKESISHFRVLERRGGHSYCEVRIETGRTHQIRVHAQHLGHPVAGDDKYGDPAVNKRLREQIGLKRLFLHAASLEFALDDGKSPYVLNAPLADELVEALDRLR; encoded by the coding sequence ATGACCGCCCAAGACCCCACCAAGCCCGCTGGCGACAAGCCTTCCGTGCGCATGATCACCGTTCCCGCCGACCGCGCCGGCCAGCGCCTGGACAACTTCCTGCTCGGCCAGCTGAAGGGTGCCCCGCGCAGCCTGGTCTACAAGCTGGTGCGCAGTGGCCAGGTACGGGTGAACGGCGGCCGCGCCAAGGCCGAGCGCAAGCTGGAGGCGGGCGACGAAGTGCGCGTGCCGCCGGTTCGTCTCACCGAAGAGGGAGACAAGGTGGGTCCCCCGGAGGCATTCATGCGCCGGCTGGAGCAGGCCATCGTCTTCGAGGACGCGCGCCTGCTGGCCCTGAACAAGCCCACCGGCGTGGCCAGCCACGGCGGCAGCGGCATCAGCTTCGGCGTCATCGAGACCCTGCGCGCGCTGCGCCCGGGGCAGACCCTGGAGCTGGTCCACCGGCTGGATCGCGACACCTCGGGCCTGCTGATCGTGGCCAAGAAGCGCTCGGCGCTGAGCGAACTGCAGGCGCTGCTGCGTGAAGACCACGGCGCCGGCATCCGCAAGCGCTACCTGACCCTGCTGGCCGGGCGCATGCCCGACGGGGTGATGACGGTCGATGCGCCGCTGCATGTCGGCCTGCGCCAGGGCGGCGAGCGCCATGTGCAGGTCAACGCGATCGGCAAGGAATCGATCAGCCACTTCCGGGTGCTGGAGCGCCGCGGCGGCCATTCCTATTGCGAGGTGCGCATCGAGACCGGCCGTACCCACCAGATCCGCGTGCATGCCCAGCACCTGGGGCATCCGGTGGCCGGCGACGACAAATACGGCGATCCGGCGGTCAACAAGCGGCTTCGTGAGCAGATCGGGCTGAAGCGTCTGTTCCTGCACGCGGCCTCGCTGGAGTTCGCGCTGGACGACGGCAAGAGCCCGTATGTGCTGAACGCGCCGCTGGCCGATGAGCTGGTCGAGGCGCTGGACCGCCTGCGCTGA
- the rne gene encoding ribonuclease E: protein MKRMLINATQAEELRVAIVDGQSLYDIDIEQPSKEQKKSNIYKGRIFRIEPSLEAAFVEYGGGRHGFLPLKEISRDYFQAGVDHNKAGIRELLKEGQEIVVQVDKEERGNKGAALTTFISLAGRYMVLMPNSPSAGGVSRRIEGEDRAALKDALDKLNIPDDMGVIIRTAGVGRDAEELQWDLDYLLNVWRAIAEAALSKPAPFLIYQESRLIVRALRDYLRADIGEILVDTEEMYEHAREFMQQVMPQTLRKLKHYKDDIPLFNRFQIESQIEGAYERNVRLPSGGSIVVDQTEALTAVDVNSSRATKGSDIEDTAFQTNLEAAEEVARQLRLRDLGGLVVIDFIDMASNKHQREVENRLANALKYDRARVQVGRISRFGLLEMSRQRLRPSLGESSQIVCPRCDGHGRMRSVESLSLSIIRVAEEHAMKENTGQVLVQAPVEIANYLLNEKRSALREIEQRHEAPIVIVADEQLHTPHYTVTRLRENELGEESNKPSYQRGTPRKLPVHALTKGQLNIPPPAVTQVKHTSPAPVREEVEPAAAAPAPVVATPVAPAASGGVIGWLKRVFGGEPAPAPAPAAPAARQQQDGGRKDRNKDRNKDRKDRRDDNRGNGGNGNAQQQKDGGNRKDRGEQRSKDGRNGNNGNAQQQPQQGKQKEPQQKDGQQQPQQQNKPRNEQQGQNQQQPKLKQPKQPRPQQDTDKPAEKPQRNAAEAPAEAVTATAAVAATAVAANVVTAQEATAPVAPVAPVAAAPVDTAAPVETAANTASEAEVVVVAGEEAATDANGEQAGEGATRRRRGRRGGRRRRRGGAENAAGSDALGDDQDDGDDGDDAEPNVDSTAGTAPVAAAQPTRSQPEFDFDDEAEPAAADAAKPVRAAAAVAAAPVAVVSSAVVEAAAPVVAETQAPVEAAAKTEAVSSPVQTSMLDAIDAATPVQPVAAAAPVTEAKPVAVEAAPVVEAAPVIEAKPAAVEAAPVVEAKPEIVEAAPVVEAKPVAVEAAPVVEAKPVVEPVVAAEQPVVPVAVEAAPIEAAAPVAEAVVTPSIDPVADGHADAAAQAAEAKADEEDEEAAKRTPPAN, encoded by the coding sequence ATGAAGCGAATGCTGATCAACGCCACGCAGGCTGAAGAGCTGCGTGTTGCCATCGTGGATGGCCAGTCGTTGTATGACATCGACATCGAGCAGCCGTCGAAGGAACAGAAGAAGTCCAACATCTACAAGGGCCGGATCTTCCGCATCGAGCCCTCGCTGGAAGCCGCCTTCGTCGAGTACGGCGGTGGCCGCCATGGCTTCCTGCCGCTGAAGGAAATCTCCCGCGACTACTTCCAGGCCGGTGTCGACCACAACAAGGCCGGCATCCGCGAACTGCTGAAGGAAGGCCAGGAGATCGTCGTCCAGGTGGACAAGGAAGAGCGTGGCAACAAGGGCGCCGCCCTGACCACGTTCATCTCGCTGGCCGGCCGCTACATGGTGCTGATGCCGAACTCGCCCAGCGCCGGCGGTGTCTCCCGTCGCATCGAGGGCGAAGACCGGGCCGCCCTGAAGGACGCCCTGGACAAGCTGAACATCCCCGACGACATGGGCGTGATCATCCGCACCGCCGGCGTCGGCCGCGATGCGGAAGAGCTGCAGTGGGACCTGGACTACCTGCTCAACGTCTGGCGCGCCATCGCCGAAGCCGCGCTGAGCAAGCCGGCCCCGTTCCTGATCTACCAGGAATCGCGCCTGATCGTGCGTGCCCTGCGTGACTACCTGCGCGCCGACATCGGCGAGATCCTGGTGGACACCGAGGAGATGTACGAGCACGCCCGCGAGTTCATGCAGCAGGTAATGCCGCAGACCCTGCGCAAGCTCAAGCACTACAAGGACGACATCCCGCTGTTCAACCGCTTCCAGATCGAATCGCAGATCGAAGGCGCTTACGAGCGCAACGTACGCCTGCCGTCGGGCGGCTCGATCGTGGTCGACCAGACCGAAGCGCTGACTGCGGTCGACGTGAACTCCTCGCGCGCCACCAAGGGCAGCGACATCGAGGACACCGCGTTCCAGACCAACCTGGAAGCGGCCGAGGAAGTGGCCCGCCAGCTGCGCCTGCGCGACCTGGGTGGCCTGGTGGTCATCGATTTCATCGACATGGCCTCCAACAAGCACCAGCGCGAGGTCGAGAACCGCCTGGCCAACGCGCTGAAGTACGACCGCGCCCGCGTCCAGGTCGGCCGCATCTCGCGCTTCGGCCTGCTGGAAATGAGCCGCCAGCGCCTGCGCCCGAGCCTGGGCGAGTCCAGCCAGATCGTCTGCCCGCGTTGCGACGGCCACGGCCGCATGCGCAGCGTCGAGTCGCTGTCGCTGTCGATCATCCGCGTCGCCGAAGAGCATGCGATGAAGGAAAACACCGGGCAGGTGCTGGTGCAGGCCCCGGTGGAGATCGCCAACTACCTGTTGAACGAAAAGCGCAGCGCCCTGCGCGAGATCGAGCAGCGCCACGAGGCGCCGATCGTGATCGTCGCCGACGAGCAGCTGCACACCCCGCACTACACCGTCACCCGCCTGCGCGAGAACGAGCTGGGTGAAGAGAGCAACAAGCCCAGCTACCAGCGCGGCACCCCGCGCAAGCTGCCGGTGCACGCGCTGACCAAGGGCCAGCTGAACATCCCGCCGCCGGCGGTGACCCAGGTCAAGCACACCTCCCCCGCCCCGGTGCGCGAGGAAGTGGAGCCGGCCGCAGCGGCCCCGGCCCCGGTCGTGGCAACGCCGGTGGCGCCGGCCGCGAGCGGCGGCGTGATCGGTTGGCTCAAGCGCGTGTTCGGTGGCGAACCGGCCCCCGCGCCGGCGCCGGCAGCCCCTGCTGCACGCCAGCAGCAGGACGGCGGCCGCAAGGACCGCAACAAGGATCGCAACAAGGACCGCAAGGACCGTCGCGACGACAATCGTGGCAATGGCGGCAACGGCAACGCGCAGCAGCAGAAGGACGGCGGCAACCGCAAGGACCGCGGTGAGCAGCGCAGCAAGGACGGCCGCAACGGTAACAACGGCAATGCCCAGCAGCAGCCGCAGCAGGGCAAGCAGAAGGAGCCGCAGCAGAAGGATGGCCAGCAGCAGCCGCAGCAGCAGAACAAGCCGCGCAACGAGCAGCAGGGCCAGAACCAGCAGCAGCCGAAGCTGAAGCAGCCGAAGCAGCCGCGCCCGCAGCAGGACACTGACAAGCCGGCCGAGAAGCCGCAGCGCAACGCCGCCGAAGCACCGGCCGAAGCCGTGACCGCGACTGCAGCCGTGGCCGCCACCGCCGTCGCCGCCAATGTGGTGACCGCGCAGGAAGCCACTGCACCGGTCGCCCCGGTGGCCCCGGTCGCCGCCGCTCCGGTGGACACCGCAGCACCGGTCGAGACCGCTGCCAACACTGCCAGCGAGGCCGAGGTGGTTGTGGTTGCCGGTGAAGAGGCTGCAACCGACGCCAATGGCGAGCAGGCAGGCGAAGGCGCGACCCGCCGTCGTCGTGGCCGTCGTGGTGGCCGTCGTCGTCGTCGCGGTGGCGCCGAGAACGCCGCCGGCAGCGACGCCCTGGGCGATGACCAGGACGATGGTGACGACGGTGATGACGCCGAGCCGAACGTCGACAGCACTGCCGGCACTGCGCCGGTCGCTGCTGCGCAGCCGACCCGTTCGCAGCCGGAGTTCGACTTCGATGACGAAGCCGAGCCGGCCGCTGCCGACGCCGCGAAGCCGGTCCGTGCTGCCGCCGCCGTTGCCGCCGCACCGGTTGCCGTGGTGAGCAGCGCCGTGGTCGAAGCCGCCGCCCCGGTCGTGGCCGAAACGCAGGCCCCGGTCGAAGCTGCTGCGAAGACCGAAGCGGTGTCCTCGCCGGTACAGACCAGCATGCTTGATGCCATCGACGCCGCGACCCCGGTCCAGCCGGTGGCCGCTGCCGCGCCGGTGACCGAAGCCAAGCCGGTCGCGGTTGAAGCAGCCCCGGTGGTTGAAGCCGCTCCGGTGATCGAAGCGAAGCCGGCGGCGGTCGAGGCTGCGCCCGTGGTGGAAGCCAAGCCGGAGATCGTTGAAGCCGCGCCGGTGGTCGAAGCCAAGCCGGTGGCCGTTGAGGCTGCGCCGGTGGTTGAAGCCAAGCCGGTCGTCGAGCCCGTCGTGGCCGCCGAACAGCCGGTCGTTCCGGTGGCGGTGGAAGCCGCGCCGATCGAAGCCGCTGCCCCGGTCGCCGAAGCGGTGGTGACGCCGTCGATCGACCCGGTCGCCGATGGCCATGCCGACGCTGCAGCGCAGGCCGCAGAAGCCAAGGCCGACGAAGAAGACGAAGAGGCCGCCAAGCGCACGCCGCCGGCGAACTGA
- a CDS encoding 4a-hydroxytetrahydrobiopterin dehydratase codes for MADLIPLAQARCVPRKGSDHKLGEARLAELLPQIPGWELSEGGQALSRTFRFKDYYATMAFVNALAWIAHREDHHPDLGVHYDRAVVRFSTHDVGGLSENDFICAAKTSALTEQLP; via the coding sequence ATGGCCGACCTGATTCCACTGGCCCAGGCCCGTTGCGTGCCGCGCAAAGGCAGCGACCACAAGCTTGGCGAAGCCCGCCTGGCCGAACTGCTGCCGCAGATTCCCGGCTGGGAGCTGAGCGAGGGTGGTCAGGCCCTGTCGCGCACCTTCCGCTTCAAGGATTACTACGCCACCATGGCCTTCGTGAACGCGCTGGCCTGGATTGCCCACCGCGAGGACCACCATCCGGACCTGGGCGTGCACTACGACCGCGCGGTCGTGCGCTTCTCCACCCACGACGTGGGCGGCCTGAGCGAGAACGACTTCATCTGCGCGGCAAAGACTTCGGCCCTGACGGAGCAACTGCCATGA
- a CDS encoding discoidin domain-containing protein: MKRAIAVGLGLLWTSLAIAAPPALPAPKVLDDFDDIGAWKLVLSDQVSGSLRPVSGAGGGRALCLDYDFHDVSGYVGIRRALNIEYPVNYRFGFQLRGDSPGNDLQFKLIDASGDNVWWVNRPGYSFPKGWTPVEYRRRQIDKAWGPSPEKEMARSAAVEFTIYSKVGGRGTVCFDKLTLQGLPPQDDSALVPSVIADTATALQDRMIDGKSDTFWISGGVKQQTISLDLHKSREIGGAVIDWLPNLEARRYTVRTSEDGRDWRTVREVTSGAGGRDWLALPDTDARYVRFDLQDGPNWRYGIRDIALKPLAFAATPNAFLSSVAADLPRGSLPRAYVGEQPYWTLLGLDGGQEQALISEDGALEPAKGSFSIEPFIRLDGKLLDWSKVAITQSLQDHYLPIANVDWVHEKVGLAVTSFVQGTPERAQLIGRYRLSNPDKVAHEYTLALAIRPWQVNPPTQFLNTVGGFSRIDALDVGEQLVRVNGEPRIYPLQVPDARFASTFDGKLDAMHLESGTYPATTAVKDSTGMASGALMYTIKLEPGQSREVAVVLPQTGGWAPQALDVAKAQAQVAEQWRKKLGVVSLQVPAAGQALVDTLRTAVAHMLISRVGPRLQPGTRSYARSWIRDGAMISEGLLRMGRSDAVRDYINWYAPYQFENGKVPCCVDARGSDPVPENDSHGELIYSIAEYGRYTGDSTFVELMWPHVQGAYSYMEQLRASERTEENRARNPAFYGMMPASISHEGYSAKPMHSYWDNFWALRGYKDAALLATQLGKVEAMQIAESRDQFRDDLQASLLSAMQQHNIDYLPGSAELGDFDATSTTIALAPGGEQDRLPQQALDATFERYWKEFVARRDGKREWKYYTPYEWRNVAAFVRLGWRDRAWQATEFFFKDRAPQAWNQWAEVVSRTPRKPFFVGDLPHAWVASDFVRSALDMFAYNRDMDDALVLAAGVPTAWLQGEGIAVQGLRTPQGQLNYRLQRSDKQLVLEVQPGLVPPVGGVVLPWPYAGDPGEATVNGEAAEWINKELHVHQLPARIEIDVPSAVRRAERKGQ, from the coding sequence ATGAAGCGAGCGATCGCCGTTGGACTGGGCCTGTTGTGGACCTCCCTGGCGATCGCCGCACCTCCGGCGCTGCCGGCACCGAAGGTGCTGGACGATTTCGACGACATTGGCGCCTGGAAGCTGGTGCTGTCCGACCAGGTCAGTGGTTCTCTGCGACCGGTCAGTGGCGCTGGCGGCGGCCGCGCGCTGTGCCTGGACTATGACTTCCACGATGTTTCCGGCTACGTCGGCATCCGCCGCGCGCTGAACATCGAATACCCGGTCAATTACCGCTTCGGGTTCCAGCTGCGTGGTGATTCGCCGGGCAACGACCTGCAGTTCAAGCTGATCGATGCCAGCGGCGACAACGTCTGGTGGGTCAATCGTCCCGGCTACAGTTTCCCCAAGGGGTGGACGCCGGTCGAATATCGCCGCCGCCAGATCGACAAGGCGTGGGGGCCCTCGCCCGAGAAGGAGATGGCGCGCAGCGCCGCGGTCGAGTTCACGATCTACAGCAAGGTCGGCGGCCGCGGTACCGTGTGCTTCGACAAGCTGACCCTGCAGGGATTGCCGCCGCAGGATGATTCGGCGCTGGTGCCGTCGGTGATCGCTGATACCGCCACCGCGCTGCAGGACCGCATGATCGACGGCAAGAGCGATACGTTCTGGATCAGTGGCGGGGTCAAGCAGCAGACCATCAGCCTGGATCTGCACAAGAGCCGCGAGATCGGCGGTGCGGTGATCGACTGGCTGCCGAACCTGGAGGCGCGCCGCTACACCGTGCGGACTTCGGAGGATGGTCGTGACTGGCGCACCGTGCGTGAAGTCACCAGTGGTGCCGGTGGGCGTGACTGGCTGGCCCTGCCGGACACCGATGCGCGCTACGTGCGCTTCGATCTGCAGGATGGCCCGAACTGGCGCTACGGCATCCGTGACATCGCGCTCAAGCCGCTGGCCTTCGCGGCCACGCCGAACGCGTTCCTGTCCTCGGTGGCCGCCGACCTGCCGCGCGGTTCGCTGCCGCGCGCCTATGTGGGCGAGCAGCCCTACTGGACCCTGCTCGGCCTTGATGGCGGCCAGGAACAGGCGTTGATCAGTGAGGACGGCGCACTGGAGCCGGCCAAGGGCAGCTTCAGCATCGAACCGTTCATCCGCCTCGACGGCAAGCTGCTGGACTGGTCCAAGGTGGCCATCACACAGTCGCTGCAGGATCACTATCTGCCGATCGCCAACGTCGACTGGGTGCATGAGAAGGTCGGCCTGGCGGTGACCAGCTTCGTACAGGGCACGCCGGAGCGCGCGCAGCTGATCGGCCGCTATCGGCTGAGCAATCCGGACAAGGTCGCACACGAGTACACGCTGGCACTGGCGATCCGGCCGTGGCAGGTCAACCCGCCCACCCAGTTCCTCAACACCGTCGGTGGCTTCAGCCGCATCGATGCACTGGACGTGGGCGAGCAGCTGGTGCGGGTCAACGGTGAGCCGCGTATCTACCCGCTGCAGGTGCCGGATGCGCGCTTTGCCAGTACGTTCGACGGCAAGCTCGATGCGATGCATCTGGAAAGCGGCACGTACCCGGCGACCACGGCGGTGAAGGACAGCACCGGCATGGCGTCGGGTGCGCTGATGTACACGATCAAGCTGGAGCCCGGGCAGAGCCGTGAAGTGGCGGTGGTGCTGCCACAGACCGGTGGCTGGGCGCCGCAGGCGCTGGACGTGGCCAAGGCGCAGGCGCAGGTGGCCGAGCAATGGCGGAAAAAGCTGGGCGTGGTCTCGCTGCAGGTGCCGGCTGCGGGCCAGGCGCTGGTCGATACCCTGCGCACCGCGGTCGCGCACATGCTGATTTCGCGCGTGGGGCCGCGCCTGCAGCCGGGTACGCGTTCGTATGCGCGCAGCTGGATCCGCGATGGCGCGATGATCTCTGAGGGGCTGCTGCGCATGGGCCGCAGCGATGCCGTGCGCGATTACATCAACTGGTATGCGCCCTACCAGTTCGAGAACGGCAAGGTGCCATGCTGTGTCGACGCACGTGGTAGCGACCCGGTGCCGGAGAACGACAGCCATGGCGAGCTGATCTACAGCATCGCCGAGTATGGGCGCTATACCGGCGACAGCACCTTCGTCGAGCTGATGTGGCCGCACGTGCAGGGCGCCTACAGCTACATGGAGCAGTTGCGTGCCAGCGAACGCACCGAGGAGAACCGCGCGCGCAACCCGGCCTTCTACGGCATGATGCCGGCCTCGATCAGCCACGAAGGCTATTCGGCCAAGCCGATGCATTCGTACTGGGACAACTTCTGGGCACTGCGTGGCTACAAGGATGCAGCGCTGCTGGCGACCCAGCTGGGCAAGGTCGAGGCGATGCAGATCGCCGAATCGCGCGACCAGTTCCGCGATGACCTGCAGGCCTCGTTGCTGTCGGCGATGCAGCAGCACAACATCGACTACCTGCCGGGCTCGGCCGAGCTGGGCGACTTCGACGCGACCTCGACCACCATCGCGCTGGCCCCGGGCGGCGAACAGGATCGCCTGCCGCAGCAGGCGCTGGATGCGACCTTCGAGCGTTACTGGAAGGAGTTCGTGGCGCGTCGCGACGGCAAGCGCGAGTGGAAGTACTACACGCCCTACGAGTGGCGCAACGTGGCTGCATTCGTGCGCCTGGGCTGGCGCGACCGCGCCTGGCAGGCCACCGAGTTCTTCTTCAAGGATCGCGCACCGCAGGCCTGGAACCAGTGGGCCGAGGTGGTTTCGCGCACGCCGCGCAAACCGTTCTTCGTCGGTGACCTGCCGCATGCCTGGGTGGCTTCGGACTTCGTGCGCTCGGCGCTGGACATGTTCGCCTACAACCGCGACATGGACGATGCGCTGGTGCTGGCCGCCGGCGTACCGACCGCATGGCTGCAGGGCGAGGGCATCGCCGTGCAGGGCCTGCGTACGCCGCAGGGCCAGCTCAACTACCGCCTGCAGCGCAGCGACAAGCAGCTGGTGCTAGAGGTGCAGCCGGGCCTGGTGCCGCCGGTGGGGGGCGTGGTGCTGCCATGGCCGTACGCAGGTGATCCGGGCGAGGCGACGGTCAACGGCGAAGCCGCCGAGTGGATCAACAAGGAACTGCACGTGCACCAGCTGCCGGCGCGGATCGAGATCGACGTGCCGAGCGCGGTGCGCCGCGCCGAGCGCAAGGGACAGTAG